A genome region from Scleropages formosus chromosome 6, fSclFor1.1, whole genome shotgun sequence includes the following:
- the ppp1cc gene encoding serine/threonine-protein phosphatase PP1-gamma catalytic subunit — MADIDKLNIDSIIQRLLEVRGSKPGKNVQLQENEIRGLCLKSREIFLSQPILLELEAPLKICGDIHGQYYDLLRLFEYGGYPPESNYLFLGDYVDRGKQSLETICLLLAYKIKYPENFFLLRGNHECASINRIYGFYDECKRRYNIKLWKTFTDCFNCLPIAAIVDEKIFCCHGGLSPDLQSMEQIRRIMRPTDVPDQGLLCDLLWSDPDKDVLGWGENDRGVSFTFGAEVVAKFLHKHDLDLICRAHQVVEDGYEFFAKRQLVTLFSAPNYCGEFDNAGAMMSVDETLMCSFQILKPAEKKKPNSSRPVTPPRNMVTKQAKK; from the exons ATGGCTGATATCGATAAGCTCAACATAGACAGTATCATCCAACGCCTTTTGGAAG TGAGGGGGTCGAAGCCTGGCAAGAATGTGCAGCTCCAGGAGAATGAAATCCGAGGCCTGTGCCTGAAGTCCCGGGAGATCTTTCTCAGCCAGCCCATCCTCCTGGAACTGGAGGCACCCCTCAAAATCTGCG GTGACATCCATGGGCAGTATTATGACCTCCTTAGGCTGTTTGAGTATGGTGGCTACCCCCCAGAAAGCAACTACCTTTTCCTGGGAGATTATGTAGACCGGGGCAAGCAGTCTCTGGAGACCATTTGCCTGCTACTGGCCTACAAGATCAAGTACCCTGAGAATTTCTTTCTTCTGCGTGGCAACCATGAGTGCGCCTCTATCAACAGGATATACGGCTTTTATGATGAGT GTAAAAGACGCTATAACATCAAACTGTGGAAGACATTCACAGACTGCTTCAACTGTCTCCCTATCGCAGCCATTGTGGATGAAAAGATCTTCTGCTGCCATGGAG GCCTGTCCCCAGACCTCCAGTCCATGGAGCAGATCCGGCGGATTATGCGGCCTACAGATGTGCCAGATCAGGGTCTGCTGTGTGACCTCCTTTGGTCAGACCCAGACAAGGATGTGCTGGGCTGGGGCGAGAATGACCGTGGCGTTTCTTTCACCTTTGGGGCAGAAGTGGTGGCCAAATTCTTACACAAGCATGACCTGGATCTCATATGCCGGGCCCATCAG GTTGTGGAGGATGGCTATGAGTTCTTTGCCAAACGGCAACTGGTGACCCTGTTCTCGGCACCCAACTATTGCGGAGAGTTTGACAACGCTGGTGCCATGATGAGTGTGGATGAGACCCTCATGTGTTCCTTTCAG ATCTTAAAACCAGCAGAGAAGAAGAAACCAAATTCAAGCCGACCGGTGACACCCCCTCGGAACATGGTCACAAAACAAGCCAAGAAATAG
- the hvcn1 gene encoding voltage-gated hydrogen channel 1 — protein MARFLKHFTAVGDVHDGVNHWEEEEHHGPAGETEATAGRSPEPITFRDSLRRLFSSEKFQVLIVILVILDAIFVLIQLLLDLAIIKADHGKVAPQVFHLLSLAVLTVFMVELAGKLYAYRCEFFRHKFEVFDALVVVLSFVLDIVYISREDAFNAIELLIVLRLWRVARIINGILVTVKNRAEQKIHKLKETNDHLVQQVNELQQETARLQEEKERLQRLLHQNGISF, from the exons ATGGCCCGCTTCCTGAAGCACTTCACGGCCGTCGGCGACGTCCACGATGGCGTCAACCACTGGGAAGAGGAGGAACATCATGGGCCCGCTGGGGAAACTGAAGCGACCGCTGGACGGTCGCCGGAACCCATCACCTTCCGCGATTCCTTGCGCAGGCTCTTCAGCTCCGAGAAGTTTCAG GTCCTCATCGTGATCCTCGTCATCCTGGACGCCATCTTCGTGCTCATCCAGCTGCTCCTGGACCTGGCGATCATCAAAGCGGACCACGGAAAGGTGGCTCCCCAG GTGTTTCACCTCCTGAGCCTGGCTGTGCTCACCGTGTTCATGGTGGAGTTGGCGGGGAAGCTGTACGCCTACCGCTGCGAGTTCTTCCGTCACAAGTTTGAGGTGTTTGACGCGCTGGTGGTCGTCCTGTCCTTCGTATTGGACATTGTGTACATCTCCAGAGAGGACGCCTTCAATGCCATTGAGCTCCTCATCGTGCTCAGGCTCTGGAGGGTGGCCAGGATCATCAACG gCATCCTGGTGACGGTGAAGAACCGCGCTGAACAAAAAATCCACAAACTGAAGGAGACCAACGACCACCTTGTCCAGCAGGTCAACGAACTCCAGCAAGAAACCGCCAGACTG caagaagaaaaggaaagactACAGAGGCTTTTACATCAAAATGGCATcagcttttaa
- the tctn1 gene encoding tectonic-1, with product MESMMDVLMWTLFFCSFKNCLVQVNAQIDLLNTTTDWNESVSALLPNNSTETLRNSTVPDGEGIATEASDDVNATQTESRGPGGSTAWATERVSPTTDATPPTARRTAGTAGPATSSPSQPLPLSGSLPPPVTNISSACPCDLAEGQCDVNCCCDASCDGEAPLFTDCSVQLLIGDERLCSRDAVRYSLRAGADGVARVHASVQQEGNADVFCVHRVNYEAGRLFGDPEVPTDGNFESLFGRFAGFFFGSPQDSAGPDRSGGQTVSGYLYGDTIEVVDELGTRGLFSLPAPGSTAHCLDANPAAFLRDQHTQCVRSVDLARDCAALPALSLKSYAGFRILSVKNDGNNMANVEVSSITLQSLDGTLSLVDTPSAGLYGPVLLETPGTVGRLTCKNVVLQVHYVVTYSETGTIMNCTASFVLGAVDSTMVPLEQDFRINFVQVDSFGTFSSGNPGYVSGLPLVAGSITADGIVKSVNRKGSLTLLHSSRTQDCLGKPVPRSPILFGINMVSGCTLRLEDTINCAVVSEALLTILRGQDYPQYVARFGNSQPQVVMDWVPVQRQTIPPVMQGCGIPLSLDIEVQWTKYGSLMNPQAQIVNVTEVIRTNASTLSLSGGSAVLPVSTSVTFLDISAPAQPGYKAPPTIDAKLPFDFFFPFV from the exons ATGGAATCCATGATGGATGTGTTGATGtggactttgtttttttgtagctTTAAAAATTGCCTTGTACAGGTGAATGCACAAATAGACCTTTTAAACACGACCACAGATTGGAACGAGTCCGTCTCTGCACTTCTCCCCAATAACAGCACTGAAACGCTGCGGAACTCGACAGTTCCGGACGGTGAGGGGATCGCTACCGAAGCGAGTGACGACGTTAACGCGACGCAGACTGAGTCGCGGGGACCAGGCGGGAGCACGGCGTGGGCCACCGaaagagtgagtcccaccacggATGCGACACCACCGACGGCGCGGCGCACGGCCGGCACGGCGGGACCCGCCACATCTTCCCCCTCGCAGCCCCTGCCCCTCTCCggctccctgcccccccccgtCACCAACA TTTCCAGCGCGTGCCCCTGCGATTTGGCGGAGGGCCAATGCGACGTGAACTGCTGCTGCGACGCGAGCTGCGACGGAGAGGCGCCTCTGTTCACGGACTGCTCCGTCCAGCTGCTCAT CGGTGACGAGCGGCTGTGCAGCCGGGACGCGGTGCGCTACTCCCTGCGCGCGGGCGCGGACGGCGTGGCGCGCGTGCACGCCTCGGTGCAGCAGGAGGGCAACGCGGACGTGTTCTGCGTGCACAGGGTTAACT ATGAGGCCGGGAGGTTGTTTGGAGATCCTGAGGTTCCGACCGATGGGAACTTTGAGAGCCTCTTTGGACGGTTTGCAGGCTTTTTCTTCGGGTCTCCCCAGGACAGCGCCGGCCCGGACAGGAGCGGCGGCCAAACCGTATCCGGATACCTG TATGGTGACACTATTGAAGTGGTAGATGAATTGGGTACAAGAGGACTTTTCAGCCTTCCTGCCCCAGGCAGCACTGCGCACTGCTTGGATGCCAACCCAGCCG CTTTTTTGAGGGACCAGCATACCCAGTGCGTTCGGTCCGTTGATCTTGCCCGGGATTGTGCTGCGCTGCCAGCTTTAAGTCTGAAAAGCTACGCCGGCTTCCGCATTCTCTCG GTGAAAAATGATGGCAACAAT ATGGCAAATGTGGAAGTTTCGTCCATCACCCTACAGTCACTGGACGGGACGCTGAGCCTGGTGGACACCCCCAGCGCCGGTCTTTACGGCCCAGTTCTGCTGGAGACACCCGGCACCGTCGGCCGTCTCACGTGTAAAAACGTGGTCCTCCAG GTTCATTACGTGGTGACGTATAGCGAAACGGGGACCATCATGAATTGTACGGCTTCTTTTGTACTGGGAGCTGTGGACAGCACCATGGTACCGCTTGAGCAGGACTTCCGCATCAACTTTGTTCAG GTCGATTCGTTTGGCACGTTTTCCAGCGGAAATCCCGGCTACGTTAGCGGACTCCCTCTAGTAGCAGGATCAATTACTGCAGA TGGAATTGTCAAGAGTGTAAACAGAAAGGGGTCTTTAACACTCCTTCACAGCTCCAGGACGCAGGACTGCCTGGGTAAACCCGTACCCCGTTCACCTATACTGTTTGGGATCAACATGGTTTCTGGCTGCACCTTGAG GCTGGAGGACACCATCAACTGTGCCGTAGTGTCCGAGGCGCTTCTGACCATTCTGAGGGGACAGGATTATCCCCAGTATGTGGCGCGCTTTGGGAACTCCCAGCCCCAAGTGGTCATGGACTGGGTACCGGTGCAGAGGCAAACGATACCCCCC GTCATGCAGGGTTGCGGGATTCCGCTGTCGCTCGATATCGAAGTGCAGTGGACCAAGTATGGGTCCCTGATGAACCCTCAGGCTCAGATCGTGAACGTCACCGAGGTGATCCGCACCAACGCAAGTACCCTG TCTCTCTCGGGTGGCAGTGCCGTCCTGCCCGTCTCCACATCCGTCACCTTCCTCGACATCTCTGCTCCAGCCCAGCCGGGCTACAAGGCTCCGCCCACCATTGACGCCAAGCTGCCCTTCGACTTCTTCTTCCCCTTTGTGTAA
- the pptc7b gene encoding protein phosphatase PTC7 homolog: protein MISVLSYGRLVARAVLGGLSQTDSRDYSLVTASCGFGKDFRKGILKKGMCYGDDACFIARHRSADVLGVADGVGGWRDYGVDPSQFSATLMKTCERLVKEGRFVPSNPVGILTMGYYELLQNKVPLLGSSTACIVVLDRQRHQLHTANLGDSGFLVVRGGEVVHRSDEQQHYFNTPFQLSIAPPGAEGAVLSDRPEAADSSSFDVQLGDIILTATDGLFDNMPDYMILQELKKLKNTNYESIQQTARSIAEQAHELAYDPNYMSPFAQFACDNGLNVRGGKPDDITVLLSIVAEYTD from the exons ATGATCTCCGTACTCTCCTATGGCAGACTGGTTGCCAGGGCTGTCCTGGGCGGACTCTCCCAAACAGACAGCCGGGATTACAGCCTAGTGACGGCGAGCTGCGGCTTCGGCAAAGACTTCCGCAAGGGCATTTTGAAGAAAGGCATGTGCTACGGCGACGACGCCTGCTTCATAGCGCGGCACAGGTCCGCCGATGTTCTGG GTGTAGCGGATGGCGTGGGCGGCTGGCGGGACTACGGTGTGGACCCCTCCCAGTTCTCGGCGACCCTGATGAAGACATGTGAGCGACTCGTGAAGGAGGGCCGCTTTGTCCCCAGCAACCCAGTAGGCATCCTTACCATGGGGTACTATGAGCTCCTGCAGAACAAGGTGCCCCTGCTGG GTAGCAGCACTGCCTGCATTGTGGTTCTTGACCGGCAGCGACACCAGTTGCACACAGCCAATCTCGGTGATTCGGGCTTCCTGGTGGTACGGGGCGGCGAGGTGGTGCATCGCTCCGAcgagcagcagcactacttcaACACGCCCTTCCAGCTGTCTATTGCGCCGCCTGGGGCCGAGGGTGCCGTGCTCAGCGACAG GCCAGAGGCTGCGGACAGCTCCTCCTTTGATGTCCAGCTTGGTGACATCATCCTGACAGCTACGGATGGCCTCTTTGACAACATGCCGGACTACATGATCCTGCAGGAGCTCAAAAAGCTAAAG AACACGAACTACGAGAGCATACAGCAGACAGCCCGGAGCATAGCGGAGCAAGCCCACGAGCTGGCCTACGACCCCAATTACATGTCGCCCTTCGCACAGTTTGCGTGTGACAATGGGCTGAATGTACGAG ggGGGAAGCCGGATGATATCACAGTGCTGCTGTCCATAGTGGCGGAATACACGGACTAG